In Streptomyces ambofaciens ATCC 23877, a single genomic region encodes these proteins:
- a CDS encoding serine hydrolase domain-containing protein, with the protein MRIRNVSLALAGSAMVAALVTASPAVADASPTLPDPSLTGVLAVQKQAMAAGAPGALTRIDSGATVHKLSMGKADRAAGTVMDADRRFRVGSVSKSFTTVVLMQLVAEGRLDLDAPANDYLPRALPDDRITVRHLLSHRSGLWDYTNDMFYHTVPGFESVRNKVFTYQELIDLSTAHAPANEPGAAYSYSNTNFVVLGQMIEHITGLPMATQYEQRIFKPLGLRNTSYVHPRTTLTGSYARGYVRDDDTTLPLVDSTEQTVSWAQSAGAVISSSSDLNRFFAAVVTGKLVAPEQLREMMSMVPVNADGTQSYGLGLRGRELSCGVTVYGHTGTVQGYYTYAFTTADGKRRMTSMANTSNNGTVNSILGGTLEAAFCGTDPTRASALTRSAGGGVTEDIAPQVVRH; encoded by the coding sequence ATGCGTATCAGAAACGTGAGCCTCGCGCTCGCAGGCTCCGCGATGGTGGCTGCTCTGGTCACCGCCTCGCCCGCCGTCGCGGACGCCTCCCCCACCCTCCCCGACCCGTCGCTCACCGGTGTACTCGCCGTGCAGAAGCAGGCGATGGCCGCCGGGGCGCCGGGCGCGCTCACCCGGATCGACTCCGGCGCCACCGTCCACAAGCTCTCCATGGGCAAGGCGGACCGGGCTGCCGGAACGGTCATGGACGCCGACCGCAGGTTCCGGGTCGGCAGTGTCAGCAAGAGCTTCACCACCGTCGTGCTGATGCAACTCGTCGCCGAGGGCCGCCTCGACCTGGACGCGCCGGCGAACGACTACCTTCCCCGGGCCCTGCCGGACGACCGCATCACCGTGCGGCACCTGCTGAGCCACCGCAGTGGGCTGTGGGACTACACGAACGACATGTTCTACCACACGGTTCCGGGCTTCGAGTCCGTACGGAACAAGGTGTTCACCTACCAGGAGCTCATCGACCTCTCGACCGCTCACGCCCCGGCCAACGAGCCCGGTGCCGCCTACAGCTACTCCAACACCAACTTCGTGGTGCTGGGGCAGATGATCGAGCACATCACGGGTCTGCCGATGGCCACGCAGTACGAGCAGCGGATCTTCAAACCGCTCGGCCTGCGGAACACCTCGTACGTGCATCCGCGGACGACGCTCACCGGGTCGTACGCGCGGGGTTACGTCCGCGACGACGACACCACGCTGCCGCTGGTGGACTCCACCGAACAGACCGTCTCCTGGGCGCAGTCGGCCGGAGCGGTGATCTCCAGCTCCTCGGACCTGAACCGCTTCTTCGCCGCCGTCGTCACCGGCAAGCTTGTCGCTCCGGAACAGCTGCGGGAGATGATGAGCATGGTTCCGGTGAACGCGGACGGGACCCAGTCCTACGGACTCGGACTGCGCGGCCGCGAGCTCTCCTGCGGTGTGACCGTCTACGGCCACACCGGCACGGTCCAGGGTTACTACACCTACGCGTTCACGACGGCCGACGGCAAGCGCAGGATGACGTCGATGGCCAACACCTCCAACAACGGCACGGTGAACTCCATCCTCGGCGGGACGCTCGAGGCCGCCTTCTGCGGCACGGACCCCACCCGTGCGAGCGCCCTCACCCGCTCGGCCGGCGGCGGCGTCACCGAGGACATCGCTCCGCAGGTCGTACGCCACTGA
- a CDS encoding endonuclease/exonuclease/phosphatase family protein: protein MTLLCVVLVGSSAADDPHSDSGLPADPVRDVVANRVMTWNLCNPCEESNVHRAAEIAAFAPQVLGVQEACVRDVEAIREHLENLHGLVYHVEYGMVLNKRSRCGGAPWNPGGFGQAILSAAPMTDHVSVEYPEGGSEDRGYMAVTTEVGGQDVRVFNTHLAQRRQESVRAGQAAVLATEVARHDRAVVLGDLNAVPDAPELSRLWALAVDADPQCHPTRTAAGSCQATTDWQSKFDYVFLRGITPAGHRVHASRYSDHHQLYADLDLA from the coding sequence ATGACCTTGCTCTGCGTGGTCCTCGTCGGCTCCAGCGCCGCCGACGACCCCCACTCCGACAGCGGACTGCCCGCGGACCCCGTCCGGGACGTGGTGGCGAACCGTGTCATGACCTGGAACCTCTGCAACCCCTGCGAGGAGAGCAACGTCCACCGGGCGGCGGAGATCGCCGCCTTCGCCCCTCAGGTCCTCGGCGTACAGGAAGCGTGCGTGCGCGACGTCGAGGCGATCCGGGAGCACCTGGAGAACCTCCACGGGCTCGTCTACCACGTCGAGTACGGGATGGTGCTGAACAAGCGCAGCCGCTGCGGGGGAGCGCCGTGGAACCCGGGAGGCTTCGGCCAGGCGATCCTCTCCGCGGCGCCGATGACCGACCACGTCAGCGTGGAGTACCCCGAGGGCGGCTCGGAGGACCGCGGGTACATGGCGGTCACCACCGAGGTCGGCGGCCAGGACGTCCGGGTCTTCAACACGCACCTCGCCCAGCGCCGGCAGGAGTCCGTCCGGGCCGGGCAGGCGGCCGTACTCGCCACCGAGGTGGCCCGGCACGACCGCGCCGTCGTCCTGGGCGACCTGAACGCCGTGCCCGACGCACCCGAACTCTCGCGCCTGTGGGCACTGGCCGTCGACGCGGACCCCCAGTGCCACCCCACGCGCACCGCGGCCGGCAGCTGTCAGGCGACCACCGACTGGCAGAGCAAGTTCGACTACGTCTTCCTGCGCGGCATCACCCCCGCCGGGCACCGTGTGCACGCCTCCCGTTACTCCGACCACCACCAGCTGTACGCCGACCTGGACCTGGCGTAG
- a CDS encoding SCO7613 C-terminal domain-containing membrane protein: MTNLPPPAEELRLLDTELWHLDARRAVLLRRRAWLIHTLQAASAPRGDRGAGSVPPSRPGRGVASARRPETSAPGVQNVLLILGGVLLTVAAVAFTLVGWGHMGIVGRSLVLGAVTVGTLGAPVALLRRGLASTAEATAGLGLALTVLDAYALHEVVFTGTGALTYTAAASALLAALWAAYGLGVGAWGRADDRTDESDEGKERAVRKAARPVLCLPLPAATATAHLPLLLWALALGAGPHTFTAVLLVTAAAGAALALRATEVPVRTVAVVGSLGTGTVGALSAGWLSWSASGPGTAVRAAALLFLAAAIALVAARRVPKPDVAVGAALAAGLCAVAGAGGVVRASLPGVWTVPGYVACGVALLAAVRTPLPQSSRRGLVLASPAVQGLAVLCAVPLVAGTLLGPVTGLERPWSGVPRDFRAAVFRDVPWPPDAATVPLVLGVVAGVLAVAARRRQDRWPTAVGAMLLGWAALLVLPGVLALPYGAGLVAQGAVAVAALGCAERARRAAGGTSPLMLTAMVLALVTSVVLALVSLASEPVTIGVLGATTLVFGAVAVRPGFGPFAAPAALVHATALACAIGAAAGWQAQHTALLVLVVPAVAALVAARPAGSSTTAAVEGAGAAAGLLALALAATDPPMLALVLSLCGLVAAGTALRPDRRPAAHVAAGLLLLATWVRWAAWDVTTPEAYTLPVTVPALVVGFLRRRRDPGLSSWPAYGAGLAVTAVPSLLVTWGDPHWLRPLLLGTAALAVTLAGARNRLQAPLVLGGTVLALVTLHELAPYAAQVVGALPRWAPPALAGLVLLALGATYEQRLRDARRVREVFGRLD, from the coding sequence ATGACGAACCTCCCGCCCCCGGCCGAGGAGTTGCGGCTCCTCGACACCGAGCTGTGGCACCTCGACGCCCGCCGGGCCGTCCTGTTGCGGCGCCGCGCGTGGCTGATCCACACGTTGCAGGCGGCATCCGCGCCCCGGGGCGACCGGGGCGCCGGTTCCGTTCCGCCGTCGCGGCCCGGGCGGGGCGTTGCCTCCGCCCGCCGGCCCGAGACCTCCGCGCCCGGCGTGCAGAACGTGCTCCTGATCCTCGGTGGGGTCCTGCTGACGGTCGCCGCGGTCGCGTTCACCCTGGTCGGCTGGGGTCACATGGGGATCGTCGGACGATCGCTGGTGCTGGGCGCGGTGACCGTGGGGACGCTGGGTGCGCCGGTGGCACTCCTGCGGCGTGGGCTGGCATCGACGGCGGAGGCGACAGCGGGTCTGGGGCTCGCGCTGACCGTGCTCGACGCCTACGCGCTGCACGAGGTGGTGTTCACCGGCACGGGTGCTCTCACGTACACGGCGGCCGCGTCGGCCCTTCTGGCGGCACTGTGGGCCGCCTACGGCCTGGGCGTGGGCGCGTGGGGGCGCGCGGACGACCGGACCGACGAGAGCGACGAGGGCAAGGAGCGCGCGGTACGGAAGGCCGCGCGGCCCGTGCTCTGTCTGCCGCTCCCCGCGGCCACGGCGACGGCGCACCTGCCCCTGCTTCTGTGGGCACTCGCCCTGGGCGCGGGTCCGCACACGTTCACGGCCGTGCTGCTGGTGACCGCGGCGGCCGGCGCCGCCCTGGCGCTGCGGGCGACGGAGGTACCGGTCCGGACGGTCGCGGTCGTCGGTTCACTCGGTACGGGGACCGTAGGGGCCCTGTCGGCCGGCTGGCTCAGCTGGAGTGCTTCGGGCCCGGGTACCGCCGTGCGGGCGGCGGCGCTGCTCTTTCTCGCCGCGGCGATCGCCCTGGTGGCGGCCCGGCGCGTCCCGAAGCCGGACGTCGCCGTGGGCGCGGCGCTGGCGGCGGGGCTGTGCGCGGTCGCCGGGGCCGGCGGAGTGGTGCGGGCCTCGCTGCCCGGAGTGTGGACGGTGCCCGGGTACGTGGCCTGCGGTGTCGCCCTGCTGGCGGCGGTCCGGACGCCACTCCCCCAGTCGTCTCGCCGGGGGCTTGTGCTCGCTTCGCCGGCCGTCCAGGGCCTCGCGGTGCTGTGCGCGGTGCCGCTGGTCGCCGGGACGCTCCTCGGTCCGGTGACCGGGCTGGAGCGGCCCTGGTCCGGTGTGCCGCGCGACTTCCGGGCCGCCGTGTTCAGGGACGTGCCCTGGCCGCCCGACGCGGCCACCGTGCCGCTCGTCCTCGGTGTCGTCGCGGGCGTGCTGGCGGTGGCGGCCCGGCGCCGCCAGGACCGGTGGCCGACGGCGGTGGGGGCGATGCTCCTGGGCTGGGCGGCGCTGCTCGTACTGCCGGGCGTACTCGCACTGCCCTACGGTGCGGGCCTGGTGGCGCAGGGCGCCGTGGCCGTGGCCGCGCTGGGCTGCGCGGAGCGGGCCCGGCGTGCGGCCGGCGGAACGTCGCCGCTGATGCTCACGGCCATGGTGCTGGCCCTGGTCACCTCCGTCGTCCTCGCCCTCGTCTCGCTGGCGTCCGAACCGGTGACGATCGGTGTGCTCGGGGCGACGACCCTCGTGTTCGGCGCCGTGGCCGTGCGCCCGGGATTCGGCCCGTTCGCGGCGCCCGCCGCCCTTGTGCACGCCACGGCTCTGGCCTGCGCGATCGGCGCGGCCGCCGGCTGGCAGGCGCAGCACACCGCACTGCTGGTCCTCGTCGTGCCCGCCGTCGCGGCCCTCGTGGCCGCCCGCCCGGCGGGCTCGTCCACGACCGCGGCCGTCGAAGGGGCGGGCGCGGCGGCGGGGCTGCTCGCCCTCGCTCTGGCCGCGACCGACCCGCCGATGCTGGCCCTGGTGCTCTCCCTCTGCGGGCTCGTGGCGGCCGGGACCGCGCTCCGCCCGGACCGGCGGCCGGCCGCCCATGTCGCCGCCGGGCTCCTCCTGCTGGCCACCTGGGTGCGGTGGGCGGCCTGGGACGTCACCACTCCGGAGGCCTACACCCTGCCGGTGACCGTGCCCGCACTCGTCGTCGGCTTCCTGAGGCGCCGCCGCGACCCGGGCCTCTCCTCCTGGCCGGCGTACGGCGCAGGCCTGGCCGTCACCGCGGTGCCGAGCCTGCTCGTGACGTGGGGCGACCCGCACTGGCTCCGGCCCCTGTTGCTCGGTACCGCGGCCCTTGCCGTCACCCTGGCAGGAGCCCGCAACCGACTCCAGGCACCCCTCGTCCTCGGCGGGACCGTGCTCGCCCTCGTGACCCTGCACGAACTCGCCCCCTACGCCGCCCAGGTCGTCGGCGCCCTGCCCCGGTGGGCGCCGCCCGCCCTGGCCGGACTGGTGCTGCTCGCGCTCGGCGCCACCTACGAGCAACGGCTGCGCGACGCACGGCGCGTACGGGAGGTGTTCGGGCGGCTCGACTAG
- a CDS encoding acyl-CoA dehydrogenase family protein codes for MADQLLFNPRTYDPAHFDPETRRLLRATVDWFEARGKRRLIEDYRSRVWLEDFLAFAAKEGLFATFLTPAADGDRPDQRWDTARIAALNEIFGFYGLDYWYAWQVTILGLGPVWQSDNAAARAHAAELLAQGEVFAFGLSEKSHGADIYSTDMLLEPDGEGGFRATGSKYYIGNGNAAGLVSVFGRRTDVDGPEGYVFFAADSRHPDYRLVKNVVDSSKYVSEFRLENYPVGPQDVLHTGRAAFDAALNTVNVGKFNLCTASIGICEHAMYEAVTHAHNRILYGRPVTAFPHVRRELIDAYVRLVGMKLFSDRAVDYFRSAGPDDRRYLLFNPMTKMKVTTEGEKVIDLMWDVIAAKGFEKDTYFAQAAVEIRGLPKLEGTVHVNLALILKFLRNHLLDPVEHPRVPTRLDAADDTFLFRQGPARGLGSIRFHDWRTAFDTYAEVPNVARFREQADALCTFVTTAAPDERQSRDLDLLLAVGQLFALVVHGQLILEQAELTGLDEDVLDELFSVLVRDFSNHAVELHGKDSATEPQQRWALGAVRRPVVDEARSARVWERVEALSGAYEMAP; via the coding sequence ATGGCCGACCAGCTCCTGTTCAACCCGCGCACCTACGACCCGGCGCACTTCGACCCGGAGACCCGCAGGCTGCTGCGCGCCACGGTCGACTGGTTCGAGGCGCGCGGCAAGCGAAGGCTGATCGAGGACTACCGCTCGCGCGTCTGGCTGGAGGACTTCCTCGCCTTCGCCGCGAAGGAGGGCCTCTTCGCCACCTTCCTCACCCCCGCGGCCGACGGCGACCGGCCGGACCAGCGCTGGGACACCGCGCGTATCGCCGCCCTCAACGAGATCTTCGGGTTCTACGGCCTCGACTACTGGTACGCCTGGCAGGTCACCATCCTCGGCCTGGGCCCCGTCTGGCAGAGCGACAACGCGGCCGCCCGCGCCCATGCGGCCGAACTCCTCGCCCAGGGCGAGGTGTTCGCGTTCGGCCTCTCCGAGAAGAGCCACGGCGCCGACATCTACTCCACCGACATGCTCCTGGAGCCCGACGGGGAGGGAGGCTTCCGGGCGACCGGTTCCAAGTACTACATCGGCAACGGCAACGCCGCCGGGCTCGTGTCGGTGTTCGGCCGCCGCACCGACGTCGACGGGCCGGAGGGCTACGTCTTCTTCGCCGCCGACAGCCGCCACCCCGACTACCGCCTGGTCAAGAACGTCGTCGACTCCTCCAAGTACGTCAGCGAGTTCCGCCTGGAGAACTACCCGGTCGGACCCCAGGACGTCCTGCACACCGGGCGCGCCGCCTTCGACGCCGCTCTGAACACCGTCAACGTCGGCAAGTTCAACCTGTGCACCGCCTCGATCGGCATCTGCGAGCACGCCATGTACGAGGCCGTCACCCACGCCCACAACCGCATTCTGTACGGCCGTCCCGTCACCGCCTTCCCGCACGTCCGGCGCGAGCTGATCGACGCCTACGTACGCCTGGTCGGCATGAAGCTCTTCAGCGACCGTGCCGTCGACTACTTCCGTTCCGCCGGCCCGGACGACCGCCGCTACCTGCTCTTCAACCCGATGACCAAGATGAAGGTCACCACCGAGGGCGAGAAGGTCATCGACCTGATGTGGGACGTGATCGCCGCCAAGGGATTCGAGAAGGACACCTACTTCGCCCAGGCCGCGGTCGAGATCCGGGGCCTGCCGAAGCTCGAGGGCACGGTCCACGTCAACCTGGCCCTCATCCTGAAGTTCCTGCGCAACCACCTGCTCGACCCGGTGGAGCACCCGCGGGTGCCGACCCGTCTCGACGCGGCCGACGACACCTTCCTCTTCCGGCAGGGCCCGGCCCGCGGCCTCGGCTCCATCCGGTTCCACGACTGGCGCACCGCCTTCGACACCTACGCCGAGGTGCCGAACGTGGCCCGGTTCCGGGAGCAGGCCGACGCCCTGTGCACGTTCGTCACCACCGCGGCACCCGACGAGCGGCAGAGCCGCGACCTCGACCTGCTGCTCGCCGTGGGCCAGCTGTTCGCCCTCGTCGTGCATGGCCAGCTGATCCTGGAGCAGGCCGAGCTGACCGGCCTCGACGAGGACGTGCTCGACGAGCTGTTCTCCGTCCTCGTCCGCGACTTCTCGAACCACGCCGTCGAGCTCCACGGCAAGGACTCCGCCACGGAGCCCCAGCAGCGCTGGGCCCTCGGCGCCGTCCGGCGGCCCGTCGTCGACGAGGCCCGCTCGGCGCGTGTCTGGGAGCGTGTCGAGGCGCTGTCCGGCGCCTACGAGATGGCCCCGTAA
- a CDS encoding PadR family transcriptional regulator: MALEHAILVSLLEKPGSGYELARRFERSIGYFWTATHQQIYRVLRRMEADGLLDVHEVAQRGRPDKKEYSVAPPGRAALAAWLHEPVQPESIRHELAVKIRGAAFGDPSALIAEVERHRDAHDDRLRRYLAGEARDFGAPDVPRSLDVGQELQHVVLRGGIAFERMTIAWLDDVLDTLHRLRVPPSAGRP; encoded by the coding sequence ATGGCGCTCGAACACGCGATCCTCGTCTCCCTGCTGGAGAAGCCGGGCTCGGGCTACGAGCTCGCTCGCCGTTTCGAACGGTCGATCGGGTACTTCTGGACCGCGACCCACCAGCAGATCTACCGCGTGCTGAGGCGCATGGAGGCGGACGGCCTGCTGGACGTCCACGAAGTGGCGCAGCGGGGCAGGCCGGACAAGAAGGAGTACTCCGTCGCGCCGCCGGGCCGCGCGGCACTCGCCGCGTGGCTGCACGAGCCGGTCCAGCCGGAGAGCATCCGGCACGAGCTCGCCGTGAAGATCCGCGGCGCGGCCTTCGGCGACCCGTCCGCGCTCATCGCCGAGGTCGAACGCCACCGCGACGCGCACGACGACCGTCTCCGCCGCTACCTCGCCGGAGAGGCACGGGACTTCGGCGCCCCCGACGTCCCACGGTCGCTCGACGTCGGCCAGGAACTCCAGCACGTCGTGCTGCGCGGCGGCATCGCCTTCGAGCGGATGACCATCGCCTGGCTCGACGACGTCCTCGACACCCTCCACAGGCTCCGCGTCCCGCCATCCGCGGGCCGACCCTGA
- a CDS encoding alpha/beta fold hydrolase, which translates to MNRRSLLRRVRMPLSLAVTAGGAAAVLATSVAPAGADSGPSAPHRKPTVVLVHGAFADSSSWDGVVKELKRDGYPVVAAANPLRGLSTDAAYVRQVVAAIDGPVILVGHSYGGAVISNAARGADNVEALVYAAAFMPDKGESALQLASKYPGSSLGQALHPVPITHPDGTEDADLYIQQPRFRGQFAADVARSTADLMAVAQRPVTNSALEEASGEPAWKTIPSWALVATEDLNIPAKTQRFMAERAGARTEEVRASHAVGVSQPDDVARLIGKAARTVR; encoded by the coding sequence ATGAACCGTCGTTCCCTCCTTCGGCGTGTCCGTATGCCACTGTCCCTGGCGGTCACGGCCGGCGGCGCCGCGGCAGTGCTCGCCACGTCGGTCGCCCCGGCCGGCGCGGACAGCGGGCCGTCCGCACCGCACCGCAAGCCCACCGTCGTGCTGGTGCACGGCGCTTTCGCCGACTCCTCCAGCTGGGACGGTGTGGTGAAGGAGCTGAAGCGGGACGGCTACCCGGTCGTCGCCGCCGCCAACCCGCTGCGCGGGCTGAGCACCGACGCCGCCTACGTCAGGCAGGTCGTGGCCGCAATCGACGGGCCGGTGATCCTCGTCGGGCACTCCTACGGCGGTGCGGTCATCAGCAACGCGGCCCGGGGTGCCGACAACGTGGAGGCACTGGTCTACGCCGCCGCCTTCATGCCCGACAAGGGGGAGAGCGCACTGCAACTGGCGTCGAAGTATCCCGGCAGCTCGCTGGGGCAGGCCCTGCACCCGGTCCCGATCACGCACCCGGACGGCACCGAGGACGCGGACCTCTACATCCAGCAGCCCAGGTTCCGCGGTCAGTTCGCCGCGGACGTGGCACGGAGCACCGCCGATCTCATGGCGGTGGCCCAGCGGCCCGTGACCAACTCCGCGCTGGAGGAGGCCTCGGGAGAGCCCGCGTGGAAGACGATCCCGTCCTGGGCGCTCGTGGCCACCGAGGACCTCAACATCCCCGCGAAGACGCAGCGCTTCATGGCCGAGCGGGCCGGTGCCCGCACGGAGGAGGTCCGGGCGTCCCACGCGGTGGGCGTGTCCCAGCCCGATGACGTCGCGCGACTCATCGGGAAGGCGGCACGGACGGTCCGCTGA
- a CDS encoding SDR family oxidoreductase — protein sequence MKVVVIGGTGLIGSKLVAKLEEHGHEAVPAAPNTGVNTLTGEGLAEVLEGADVVVDVSNSPSFEKDAVMEFFRTSTTNLLKAEADAGVTHHVALSVVGTERLPDSDYFRAKVAQENLIKESGIPYTIVHATQFFEFMNGIAASSTDGDTVRLAPVKIQPIAADEVAAAVGRAAIGAPVDGVVEVAGPEAFRLDELLRDTLAAQNDPRTVVTDPHAPYFGAELQETTLLPGPDAHIAETRFADWLARQQ from the coding sequence ATGAAGGTCGTAGTCATCGGAGGCACCGGCCTCATCGGCTCCAAGCTGGTCGCCAAGCTCGAAGAGCACGGTCACGAAGCCGTCCCCGCCGCGCCCAACACCGGCGTCAATACACTGACCGGCGAAGGACTCGCCGAGGTTCTGGAGGGTGCCGACGTGGTGGTCGACGTCTCGAACTCCCCTTCCTTCGAGAAGGACGCCGTCATGGAGTTCTTCCGCACCTCGACCACCAACCTCCTGAAGGCCGAGGCGGACGCGGGTGTCACCCACCATGTCGCCCTGTCCGTGGTGGGTACCGAACGGCTCCCCGACAGCGACTACTTCCGTGCCAAGGTGGCGCAGGAAAACCTGATCAAGGAGTCCGGAATCCCGTACACCATCGTCCACGCGACACAGTTCTTCGAGTTCATGAACGGCATCGCGGCGTCGTCGACGGACGGTGACACGGTGCGTCTCGCCCCCGTGAAGATCCAGCCCATCGCGGCCGACGAGGTGGCCGCCGCCGTGGGCCGCGCGGCCATCGGGGCTCCGGTCGACGGCGTGGTGGAGGTGGCGGGCCCCGAGGCCTTCCGGTTGGACGAGCTCCTGCGCGACACCCTCGCCGCCCAGAACGACCCCCGTACGGTGGTGACGGACCCCCACGCCCCGTACTTCGGCGCCGAGCTCCAGGAGACCACCCTTCTGCCCGGCCCCGACGCGCACATCGCCGAGACCCGGTTCGCGGACTGGCTCGCCCGGCAGCAGTGA
- a CDS encoding L-aspartate oxidase has product MAITEQRLSTSVLVIGTGGAGLRAAIELAEAGTDVLAVGKRPKEDAHTALAAGGINAALATMDPEDSWQQHAADTLKESYLLADPRTVEIVTRGAALGIDDLERYGMAFAREDDGRISQRFFGAHKFRRTAFAGDYTGLEIQRTLIRRADQLRIPVLDGVYITRLLVHDGAVFGAYGFGLTDGRRYLIHADAVILAAGGHTRIWRRTSSRRDENTGDSFRLAVEAGARLRDPELVQFHPSGIIEPENAAGTLVSEAARGEGGILRNALGERFMNRYDAERMELSTRDRVALASYTEIKEGRGTPKGGVWLDVSHLPRQTIMNRLPRVYQTLLDLQMLDITREPIEIAPTAHYSMGGVWVRHEDHSTDVRGLYAIGEASSGLHGANRLGGNSLIELLVFGRITGRAAAAYSESLTAQPRSAAAVAQARAEIDDLLAADGPENVRALQRALRNTMTEHAGVVRDEQGLRAGLAELGVIERRMEDVGVHPDIAGFQDLAHAFDLKSAALAARATLEAALERRETRGCHNRSDHPGMDPALQVNLVWSPTAGITRESIAPIPEDIATLMEEVSAEGKLVE; this is encoded by the coding sequence ATGGCTATCACCGAACAACGTCTGTCCACCTCGGTGCTCGTGATCGGGACGGGCGGCGCCGGCCTCCGGGCGGCCATCGAGCTCGCCGAGGCGGGGACGGACGTCCTGGCCGTGGGCAAGCGTCCCAAGGAGGACGCCCACACGGCCCTGGCCGCGGGCGGCATCAACGCGGCCCTGGCCACCATGGACCCCGAGGACAGCTGGCAGCAGCACGCGGCGGACACCCTCAAGGAGAGTTACCTGCTCGCCGACCCGCGGACCGTGGAGATCGTCACCAGGGGCGCCGCCCTGGGCATCGACGACCTGGAGCGCTACGGCATGGCCTTCGCCAGGGAGGACGACGGCCGCATCTCCCAGCGCTTCTTCGGCGCGCACAAGTTCCGCCGCACTGCCTTCGCCGGCGACTACACCGGCCTGGAGATCCAGCGCACGCTCATCAGGCGGGCCGACCAGCTCCGGATCCCCGTGCTCGACGGTGTGTACATCACCCGGCTCCTGGTGCACGACGGCGCGGTCTTCGGGGCCTACGGCTTCGGGCTCACGGACGGACGGCGCTACCTCATCCACGCCGACGCCGTCATCCTGGCGGCGGGCGGACACACCCGCATCTGGCGGCGTACCTCCTCGCGGCGCGACGAGAACACCGGTGACTCCTTCCGGCTGGCCGTGGAGGCCGGAGCCCGGCTGCGCGACCCGGAGCTGGTCCAGTTCCACCCCTCGGGCATCATCGAGCCGGAGAACGCGGCCGGCACCCTCGTCAGCGAGGCCGCGCGGGGCGAGGGCGGCATCCTGCGCAACGCCCTCGGCGAACGCTTCATGAACCGCTACGACGCCGAACGCATGGAACTGTCCACGCGCGACCGCGTCGCCCTCGCCTCCTACACCGAGATCAAGGAAGGCCGGGGCACGCCCAAGGGCGGCGTCTGGCTCGACGTCTCCCACCTGCCCCGGCAGACGATCATGAATCGGTTGCCCCGGGTGTACCAGACGCTCCTGGACCTGCAGATGCTGGACATCACCCGCGAGCCGATCGAGATAGCGCCGACGGCGCACTACTCGATGGGCGGGGTCTGGGTCAGGCACGAGGACCACAGCACCGACGTACGCGGTCTGTACGCCATCGGCGAGGCGTCCAGCGGACTGCACGGCGCCAACCGGCTGGGCGGCAACAGCCTCATCGAGCTGCTGGTCTTCGGACGTATCACAGGACGGGCGGCGGCCGCCTACTCCGAGTCGCTGACCGCCCAGCCGCGCTCGGCGGCAGCGGTGGCACAAGCGCGTGCGGAGATCGACGACCTGCTCGCGGCGGACGGACCGGAGAACGTGCGCGCGCTTCAGCGCGCCCTACGCAACACCATGACCGAGCACGCGGGCGTCGTCCGCGACGAGCAGGGACTGCGCGCCGGACTGGCGGAACTCGGTGTGATCGAGAGGCGCATGGAGGACGTCGGCGTCCATCCGGACATCGCCGGCTTCCAGGACCTCGCGCACGCCTTCGACCTGAAGTCCGCCGCCCTCGCGGCCCGCGCCACCCTGGAAGCGGCCCTCGAACGCCGCGAGACCCGTGGCTGCCACAACCGCAGCGACCACCCGGGAATGGACCCCGCACTGCAGGTCAACCTGGTGTGGTCCCCGACGGCCGGCATCACCCGCGAGAGCATCGCGCCGATTCCCGAGGACATCGCGACTCTTATGGAGGAGGTGTCCGCCGAAGGAAAGCTGGTCGAGTGA